In Cystobacter fuscus DSM 2262, one DNA window encodes the following:
- a CDS encoding leucine-rich repeat domain-containing protein, producing MVAKKAVKKSGDTPLAKEWKRLEKQFSKALGKASIGGYPAELEPRGMSFAHAFEPSPLLPQDYLQFVKELGYRWVNTGDTALGFLPPRWMLNLSQQMGEPSRPWDAVRSEREAGTHTYRFVMFASRDINDVNGYCFGKSEAGGELVVWNVEDSLPESELGPFSTWLEAEMDALGEALSALDGEGGDDEALGEPLGLEGESLEMKVAVKLPKKGSAEGVLAAFPRTEKELTLNGRKLGTLPASIGEFSELERLWLGSTGLKQLPGELGQLRKLKKLDLSFNRELLSLPPEVGQLQALESLNLKNTGLTTLPEELGRLERLTFLDLQATALKSLPACLFQLKSLKTLDLYWTPIPPEEIERLRRALPDCKVGTL from the coding sequence ATGGTGGCGAAGAAGGCGGTGAAGAAGTCTGGTGACACCCCGCTCGCGAAGGAGTGGAAGCGTCTGGAGAAGCAGTTCTCCAAGGCGCTCGGCAAGGCCTCCATCGGGGGCTACCCCGCGGAACTCGAGCCGCGTGGCATGTCCTTCGCGCACGCGTTCGAGCCCTCCCCGCTGCTCCCCCAGGACTATCTCCAGTTCGTGAAGGAGCTGGGTTACCGGTGGGTCAACACCGGTGACACGGCGCTGGGCTTTCTTCCTCCCCGATGGATGCTGAATCTCTCCCAGCAGATGGGGGAGCCCAGCCGTCCGTGGGATGCGGTGCGCTCGGAACGAGAAGCCGGTACCCACACCTACCGCTTCGTGATGTTCGCCTCCCGCGACATCAACGACGTCAACGGGTACTGCTTCGGCAAGAGCGAGGCCGGCGGTGAGCTGGTGGTCTGGAACGTGGAGGACAGCCTGCCCGAGAGCGAGCTGGGGCCGTTCTCCACCTGGCTCGAGGCGGAAATGGACGCGCTGGGCGAAGCGCTCTCGGCGCTGGACGGGGAGGGCGGGGACGACGAGGCGCTGGGAGAGCCGCTGGGCCTCGAGGGCGAGTCCCTCGAGATGAAGGTGGCGGTGAAGCTTCCCAAGAAGGGGAGCGCGGAGGGGGTGCTGGCCGCGTTTCCCAGGACGGAGAAGGAGCTCACGCTGAACGGCCGGAAGCTGGGGACGCTGCCGGCGTCGATCGGTGAGTTCTCGGAGCTGGAGCGGCTGTGGCTGGGCTCGACGGGGCTCAAGCAACTGCCCGGGGAACTGGGCCAGCTCCGGAAGCTGAAGAAGCTCGATCTGTCCTTCAATCGCGAGCTGCTCTCCCTTCCTCCCGAGGTGGGGCAGCTCCAAGCGCTCGAGTCGCTCAACCTGAAGAACACGGGGCTCACCACGCTCCCCGAGGAACTGGGTCGGCTCGAGCGGCTGACGTTCCTCGACCTGCAGGCGACGGCGCTCAAATCCCTCCCGGCCTGTCTCTTCCAGCTGAAGAGCCTCAAGACGCTGGACCTGTACTGGACGCCCATTCCTCCCGAGGAGATCGAGCGGCTGCGACGGGCGCTTCCGGACTGCAAGGTGGGGACGCTCTGA
- a CDS encoding phosphomannomutase/phosphoglucomutase, with protein sequence MNAHIFREYDIRGLVDKDLTPEVVELLGQGLGTVVRRKGGRSVVVGRDCRESSTTFRDALCRGLTSTGLNVFDVGVVPTPLTYFAANTLPVDGLAMITGSHNPPEYNGFKIGAGKTTFHGPEIQALRKLIEERDFECAELPGTVSPYDIITPYNHFVTQTVKVGRKGMKIVIDAGNGTGGAVAVPLFESMGFEVVPLFCDMDARFPNHHPDPTVVENMQDLIAAVKREKAEVGIAYDGDSDRIGVVDDQGNILWGDQLMILFSRYVLKASPGAAIVGEVKCSYTLYDDIAKNGGKAVMWKAGHSLIKAKMKEEHAELAGEMSGHIFFKNRYFGFDDAVYSSARLLEILTHEKQTLSELLADVPRTYATPELRVDTREEQKFEIVRRATEWLRKAGHALVDVDGVRVTFSDGWGLIRASNTQPILVLRFEARTPERLEEIRQLIEGTVEKMQREVGA encoded by the coding sequence ATGAACGCGCACATCTTTCGCGAGTACGACATCCGTGGACTGGTCGATAAGGATCTCACGCCCGAAGTGGTGGAATTGCTCGGGCAGGGACTAGGCACGGTGGTGCGGCGCAAGGGTGGGCGCAGCGTGGTGGTGGGCCGGGACTGCCGCGAGTCCTCGACGACCTTCCGCGATGCGCTGTGCCGGGGCCTGACGAGCACGGGGCTCAACGTGTTCGACGTGGGGGTGGTGCCCACGCCGCTGACGTACTTCGCCGCCAACACCCTGCCGGTGGACGGCCTGGCGATGATCACCGGCAGCCACAACCCGCCCGAGTACAACGGCTTCAAGATTGGCGCGGGCAAGACGACCTTCCACGGCCCGGAGATCCAGGCGCTGCGCAAGCTCATCGAGGAGCGCGACTTCGAGTGCGCCGAGCTGCCGGGCACGGTGAGCCCCTATGACATCATCACCCCGTACAACCACTTCGTCACCCAGACGGTGAAGGTGGGCCGCAAGGGGATGAAGATCGTCATCGACGCGGGCAACGGCACGGGGGGCGCGGTGGCCGTGCCGCTCTTCGAGAGCATGGGCTTCGAGGTGGTGCCGCTGTTCTGCGACATGGACGCGCGCTTCCCCAACCACCACCCGGACCCCACGGTGGTGGAGAACATGCAGGACCTCATCGCCGCGGTGAAGCGCGAGAAGGCCGAGGTGGGCATCGCCTACGACGGCGACAGCGATCGCATCGGCGTGGTGGACGACCAGGGCAACATCCTCTGGGGCGACCAGCTGATGATCCTCTTCAGCCGCTACGTGCTCAAGGCGAGCCCCGGCGCGGCCATCGTGGGCGAGGTGAAGTGCTCCTACACGCTCTACGACGACATCGCGAAGAACGGTGGCAAGGCCGTGATGTGGAAGGCGGGCCACTCGCTCATCAAGGCGAAGATGAAGGAGGAGCACGCGGAGCTGGCCGGGGAGATGAGCGGCCACATCTTCTTCAAGAACCGCTACTTCGGCTTCGATGACGCCGTGTACTCCTCGGCGCGCCTCTTGGAGATCCTCACCCACGAGAAGCAGACGCTGTCGGAGCTGCTCGCGGACGTGCCCCGGACGTACGCCACGCCCGAGCTGCGCGTGGACACGCGCGAGGAGCAGAAGTTCGAGATCGTCCGCCGGGCCACCGAGTGGCTGCGCAAGGCGGGCCACGCCCTGGTGGACGTGGATGGGGTGCGGGTGACGTTCTCGGATGGTTGGGGGCTCATCCGGGCCTCCAACACCCAGCCCATCCTGGTGCTGCGCTTCGAGGCGCGCACCCCCGAGCGGCTGGAGGAGATCCGCCAGCTCATCGAGGGCACGGTGGAGAAGATGCAGCGCGAGGTTGGCGCCTGA
- a CDS encoding Na+/H+ antiporter produces the protein MNFELGFVLLFSIATAVAIVARYFKFPYTVALVVAGLTLGVVHAFEPPHLTKELLFAIILPGLIFEAAFHVEFRKFWKNKLAIHALAIPGVVASVAITALLLSPVVGGMNLVPGFGFLSALVFAAVIVSTDPIAVVGLFKVLGAPKRLAVLVEGESLLNDGTAVVLFTLIVAVASGGQFTVGGATLDFIRVAGMGGLIGGAVGFGVSQVIQRVDDAMVEITLTVIAAYGSFVVAEHFHYSGVIATVTAGMLCGNWTAHLSMSPTTRVAVASFWEYLAFALNSVVFLLIGLEVQLASLLASWKPILLAYGAVLAGRAVVVFLVSGLLRFTSERMPWSWSAVLTWSGLRGAISMVLVLGLPDDFAHRELLVNMTFGVVVLSIIVQGLTMAPLLKRLGITVVKDVYQEKYERARGRMSAIHAALTSLESMRRTRDIPADVLEQLERDYQLKAAEAERELSALKQQTTRFHEEEHEEAVRRMLIVEKDALLKSYQKGAIGRDVFEHLSAELDQRLAGVKDAEGHVPLEQSSSSVAEPVGG, from the coding sequence ATGAACTTCGAGCTGGGCTTCGTGCTGCTCTTCTCCATCGCGACGGCGGTGGCGATCGTGGCGCGCTACTTCAAGTTTCCCTACACGGTGGCGCTGGTGGTGGCGGGGCTGACGCTGGGGGTGGTGCATGCCTTCGAGCCGCCGCATCTGACGAAGGAGCTGCTCTTCGCCATCATCCTGCCGGGGCTCATCTTCGAGGCGGCCTTCCACGTGGAGTTCCGCAAGTTCTGGAAGAACAAGCTGGCCATCCACGCGCTGGCCATTCCCGGGGTGGTGGCGTCGGTGGCGATCACCGCGCTGCTCCTGTCGCCGGTGGTGGGGGGGATGAATCTGGTGCCCGGCTTCGGCTTCCTGTCCGCGCTGGTGTTCGCCGCGGTCATCGTCTCCACGGATCCCATCGCGGTGGTGGGACTGTTCAAGGTGCTGGGCGCGCCCAAGCGGCTCGCGGTGCTGGTGGAGGGCGAGAGCCTGCTCAACGACGGCACGGCCGTGGTGCTCTTCACGCTCATCGTGGCGGTGGCGTCCGGAGGGCAGTTCACCGTGGGGGGGGCGACGCTGGACTTCATCCGGGTGGCGGGCATGGGCGGGCTCATCGGGGGCGCGGTGGGCTTCGGCGTGTCCCAGGTGATTCAACGCGTGGATGACGCCATGGTGGAGATCACCCTCACGGTCATCGCGGCCTACGGCTCGTTCGTGGTGGCCGAGCACTTCCACTACTCGGGCGTCATCGCCACGGTGACGGCCGGCATGCTGTGCGGCAACTGGACGGCGCACCTGAGCATGAGCCCCACCACGCGCGTGGCGGTGGCGAGCTTCTGGGAGTACCTGGCGTTCGCGCTCAACTCGGTGGTGTTCCTGCTCATCGGGCTGGAGGTGCAGCTCGCCTCGCTGCTCGCGTCGTGGAAGCCCATCCTGCTGGCGTACGGGGCGGTGCTCGCCGGGCGCGCGGTGGTGGTGTTCCTGGTGTCGGGGCTCTTGCGCTTCACCTCCGAGCGCATGCCCTGGAGCTGGAGCGCGGTGCTCACCTGGAGCGGCCTGCGCGGCGCCATCTCCATGGTGCTGGTGCTGGGCCTCCCCGACGACTTCGCCCACCGCGAGCTGCTGGTGAACATGACGTTCGGCGTGGTGGTGCTCTCCATCATCGTCCAGGGGCTCACCATGGCGCCGCTGCTCAAGCGGCTGGGCATCACGGTCGTCAAGGACGTCTACCAGGAGAAGTACGAGCGGGCGCGGGGGCGGATGAGCGCCATCCACGCGGCCCTCACGTCGCTGGAGTCCATGCGCCGCACGCGCGACATCCCCGCGGACGTGCTCGAGCAGCTCGAGCGCGACTACCAGCTCAAGGCCGCCGAGGCCGAGCGGGAGCTGTCCGCCCTCAAGCAGCAGACGACGCGCTTCCACGAGGAGGAGCACGAGGAGGCGGTGCGGCGCATGCTCATCGTGGAGAAGGACGCGCTGCTCAAGAGCTACCAGAAGGGAGCCATCGGCCGGGACGTCTTCGAGCACCTGAGCGCCGAGCTCGACCAGCGGCTCGCCGGGGTGAAGGACGCCGAGGGCCACGTGCCCCTGGAGCAGTCCTCCTCCTCCGTCGCCGAGCCGGTGGGGGGCTGA
- a CDS encoding sensor histidine kinase: MSASSSSTDLSDTLAEGLFQHPALLRALVDTLSERVMVSDATGRIIYFSPSALEFQGLGLKSMTQEEWYQHFRFSDPDTRAPVPPERLPVNRALRGEEAPFIDLFVQADHLPTGYYVRVSTRTVRDGQGRLLGVLLFLRDIAQERRAQAEQRRTEQRFHLIVEAAQEGIWMLDSAGRTTYANHYMARMLGYTVEEMLGQHVLAFVDADSHRQVTLNLERRMQGYSSVHDMALRHKDGRSIWTMLSSNPLRDEEGRYTGALATVTDITQRREAEQQVRRLNEELERRIAERTAQLEFSNRELEAFAYSVAHDLRAPLRAISTFSLALSEDCPGQLDATGEDYLQRIRGAAQRMSELIDGILTLSRVTSTGLQETDVSLSALARATAEQLQRGQPERTVHLRIQEGLVDRGDARMLRSVLENLLGNAWKFTRESPRAEIEFGALPGEGGPGRVYFVRDNGAGFDMGYQSRLFGVFQRLHGPQEFEGNGVGLATVRRIIQRHGGRVWGEGRVGQGATFFFTLHDTSSGGAPPSTDGQRDAGRRNS; the protein is encoded by the coding sequence ATGAGCGCCTCGTCCTCCTCGACCGACCTCTCCGACACACTGGCCGAGGGCCTCTTCCAGCACCCCGCCCTCTTGCGAGCGCTCGTCGACACGCTCTCCGAGCGGGTCATGGTCTCCGACGCCACGGGGCGCATCATCTACTTCAGCCCCTCGGCCCTCGAGTTCCAGGGGCTGGGACTCAAGAGCATGACGCAGGAGGAGTGGTACCAGCACTTCCGGTTCTCCGACCCGGACACCCGCGCCCCCGTGCCACCCGAGCGGCTGCCGGTGAACCGCGCGCTGCGAGGCGAGGAGGCCCCCTTCATCGATCTCTTCGTCCAGGCGGATCACCTGCCCACGGGGTACTACGTGCGCGTGAGCACCCGGACCGTGAGAGACGGGCAGGGGCGCCTGCTCGGCGTCCTGCTCTTCCTGCGCGACATCGCCCAGGAGCGGCGGGCCCAGGCCGAGCAGCGCCGCACCGAGCAGCGCTTCCACCTCATCGTGGAGGCGGCCCAGGAAGGCATCTGGATGCTGGACAGCGCGGGCCGCACCACCTACGCCAACCACTACATGGCGCGGATGCTCGGCTATACGGTGGAGGAGATGTTGGGCCAGCACGTGCTCGCGTTCGTCGACGCGGACAGCCACCGCCAGGTCACGCTCAACCTCGAGCGGCGCATGCAGGGGTACAGCTCCGTGCACGACATGGCGCTGCGCCACAAGGACGGGCGCTCCATCTGGACGATGCTGTCCTCCAATCCCCTGCGCGACGAGGAGGGCCGCTACACCGGAGCGCTCGCCACCGTCACCGACATCACCCAGCGCCGCGAGGCCGAGCAGCAGGTGCGCCGGCTCAACGAGGAGCTGGAGCGCCGCATCGCCGAGCGCACCGCCCAGCTCGAGTTCTCCAACCGGGAGCTGGAGGCGTTCGCCTACTCGGTGGCACATGACCTGCGCGCCCCCCTGCGCGCCATCTCCACCTTCAGCCTCGCGCTGAGCGAGGACTGCCCGGGCCAGCTCGACGCCACGGGCGAGGACTACCTCCAGCGCATCCGCGGCGCGGCGCAGCGCATGTCCGAGCTCATCGACGGCATCCTCACGCTCTCACGAGTCACCAGCACGGGGCTGCAGGAGACGGACGTCTCCCTGTCCGCCCTCGCGCGTGCCACCGCCGAGCAGCTCCAGCGCGGGCAGCCCGAGCGCACCGTGCACCTGCGCATCCAGGAGGGGCTGGTGGACCGGGGGGACGCGCGCATGCTGCGCTCGGTGCTGGAGAACCTGTTGGGTAACGCCTGGAAGTTCACCCGGGAGAGCCCCCGGGCGGAGATCGAGTTCGGCGCCCTGCCCGGGGAGGGCGGCCCGGGGCGCGTCTACTTCGTCCGGGACAATGGGGCGGGCTTCGACATGGGGTATCAGTCCCGGCTCTTCGGCGTCTTCCAGCGCCTGCACGGCCCCCAGGAATTCGAGGGCAATGGCGTGGGTCTGGCCACGGTGCGGCGTATCATCCAGCGCCATGGAGGCCGTGTCTGGGGCGAGGGGCGGGTGGGTCAGGGCGCCACCTTCTTCTTCACCCTGCACGACACCTCGAGTGGAGGCGCCCCCCCCTCCACGGACGGACAAAGGGACGCTGGACGAAGGAACAGCTGA
- a CDS encoding hybrid sensor histidine kinase/response regulator, whose product MATPLKLLLVEDLEDDALLVLRELRRGGYDITHTRVETAEAFTQALDQGPWDAIIADYALPRFDALAAFRLVKQRGLDLPFLIVSGQMGEDTAVAAMKAGVHDFLLKDRLGRLGPAMARELREAGVRAERRGMQEQLLLSDRLASLGLLSASVAHEINNPLASLMANLDFLLEERGEHDSGPAEGPDSEQAQALIDSRMCADRIREIVRDIKVFSRPEDKQRGPLDVHRVLDSSLRMAWNHVSHRARVIKEYNATSQVIGGEGPLGQIFLNLLINAADAIADGPGIAREIRLVTREEEGTGQVRVEVHDTGRGIPPELRERIFEPFFTTKPVGVGTGLGLSICRRLALELGAQFGVESEMGRGSVFHLLLSRADALEPQPSRELLAPTQPRCVLVLDDDAMVGRALQRLLGAPCDIHVLVQGTTALARVAAGQRFDAILCDLLMPEMDGPQFYEMLLQLAPDQAQRVIFMTGGAITESTRAFLDSTGRPCLDKPIELQKLRAHMAALPPLEARARA is encoded by the coding sequence ATGGCCACCCCCCTGAAACTGCTGCTCGTCGAGGATCTCGAGGACGATGCCCTGCTGGTGCTGCGCGAGCTGCGGCGCGGCGGCTATGACATCACCCACACCCGCGTCGAAACGGCCGAGGCCTTCACCCAGGCGCTCGACCAGGGGCCCTGGGACGCCATCATCGCGGACTACGCCCTGCCGCGCTTCGACGCGCTGGCCGCCTTCCGGCTGGTGAAGCAACGGGGCCTGGACCTGCCCTTCCTCATCGTCTCCGGACAGATGGGCGAGGACACCGCCGTGGCGGCCATGAAGGCCGGCGTCCACGACTTCCTGCTCAAGGATCGGCTCGGGCGGCTGGGGCCCGCCATGGCGCGCGAGCTCCGGGAGGCCGGCGTGCGGGCCGAGCGCCGGGGCATGCAGGAGCAGTTGCTCTTGTCGGACCGGCTCGCCTCGCTGGGGCTGCTGTCGGCCAGCGTGGCGCATGAAATCAACAACCCGCTCGCCTCGCTCATGGCCAACCTGGACTTCCTGCTGGAGGAGCGCGGCGAGCACGACTCCGGGCCGGCCGAGGGCCCCGACTCCGAGCAGGCGCAGGCGTTGATCGACTCGCGCATGTGCGCCGACCGCATCCGGGAGATCGTGCGCGACATCAAGGTCTTCTCGCGGCCGGAGGACAAGCAGCGCGGGCCCCTGGACGTGCACCGCGTGCTCGACTCGTCGCTGCGCATGGCGTGGAACCACGTCTCCCACCGGGCGCGCGTCATCAAGGAATACAACGCCACGTCCCAGGTGATCGGCGGCGAGGGCCCTCTCGGGCAGATCTTCCTCAACCTGCTCATCAACGCCGCGGACGCCATCGCCGACGGTCCCGGCATCGCGCGGGAGATCCGCCTGGTGACGCGCGAGGAAGAAGGCACCGGTCAGGTGCGCGTGGAGGTGCACGACACCGGCCGGGGCATCCCCCCGGAGCTGCGCGAGCGCATCTTCGAGCCCTTCTTCACCACCAAGCCGGTGGGCGTGGGCACGGGCCTGGGGTTGTCCATCTGCCGCCGCCTCGCGCTGGAACTGGGCGCCCAGTTCGGCGTGGAGAGCGAGATGGGGCGCGGCAGCGTGTTCCACCTGCTGCTGTCCCGCGCCGACGCCCTGGAGCCCCAGCCCTCGCGCGAGCTGCTCGCCCCCACGCAGCCCAGGTGCGTGCTCGTCCTGGATGACGATGCCATGGTGGGACGGGCGCTCCAGCGCCTGCTCGGAGCGCCCTGCGACATCCACGTGCTCGTCCAGGGCACCACCGCCCTGGCACGGGTGGCCGCGGGCCAGCGCTTCGACGCCATCCTCTGCGACCTGCTCATGCCGGAGATGGACGGCCCCCAGTTCTACGAGATGCTGCTCCAACTGGCGCCCGACCAGGCCCAGCGCGTCATCTTCATGACAGGGGGGGCGATCACCGAGAGCACCCGCGCCTTCCTCGACAGCACGGGCCGGCCCTGCCTCGACAAGCCCATCGAGTTGCAGAAGTTGCGCGCCCACATGGCCGCCCTGCCCCCGCTGGAAGCGCGCGCCCGCGCCTGA
- a CDS encoding BMP family lipoprotein, with translation MAPSSSLLRLSLLSALVLVSGCKKQSDEKPAGTAPSAAAPSAPPEAPKAKDLKVGLVTDVGGRGDHSFNDSALRGLELWAAGKKMESGRYADASPEELKATLVQDLASRGIAPVGVTPVVLQSKVAEDYEPNLQLLVDQGVDMSVGVGFMLEGAVETVAKRNPEAKFLLIDSPIVGADGKPYTLPNVRTAVFREEQGSFLVGALAGLVTQVGKVGFVGGIEVPLIKKFEAGFRAGVAATNPKATVLVNYTGSFDNVSAGKAVAQDLVSKGADIIFHAAGSDGLGVIQSVKEARAAKKNVFVIGVDSDQSPLAPEAMLTSMVKRVDLAVYEAVRDLREGKLTGGDVVLGLKEGGVTYAPVRVEFPGREAALQKVEELRAKIVAGEIEVPSHPSQLAPAKP, from the coding sequence ATGGCCCCTTCCTCCTCCTTGTTGCGCCTGTCCCTGCTGTCCGCCCTGGTGCTCGTGTCCGGCTGCAAGAAGCAGTCGGACGAGAAGCCGGCGGGCACGGCTCCTTCCGCCGCCGCTCCTTCCGCCCCCCCCGAGGCCCCCAAGGCCAAGGATTTGAAGGTGGGCCTGGTGACGGACGTGGGCGGCCGGGGAGATCACTCCTTCAATGACTCGGCGCTGCGCGGGCTGGAGTTGTGGGCCGCCGGCAAGAAGATGGAGTCGGGCCGCTACGCGGACGCCTCCCCGGAGGAGTTGAAGGCGACGCTCGTGCAGGACCTGGCCTCGCGCGGCATCGCCCCGGTGGGTGTCACCCCGGTGGTGCTGCAGAGCAAGGTGGCCGAGGACTACGAGCCCAACCTGCAGCTGCTGGTGGACCAGGGCGTGGACATGTCCGTGGGCGTGGGCTTCATGCTCGAGGGCGCCGTGGAGACGGTGGCCAAGCGCAACCCGGAGGCGAAGTTCCTGCTCATCGACAGTCCCATCGTCGGCGCGGATGGCAAGCCGTACACGCTGCCCAACGTGCGCACGGCGGTGTTCCGCGAGGAGCAGGGCAGCTTCCTCGTGGGCGCGCTGGCGGGGCTCGTCACGCAGGTGGGCAAGGTGGGCTTCGTGGGCGGCATCGAGGTGCCCCTCATCAAGAAGTTCGAGGCGGGCTTCCGCGCGGGCGTGGCCGCCACCAACCCCAAGGCGACGGTGCTGGTGAACTACACCGGCAGCTTCGACAACGTGTCCGCCGGCAAGGCGGTGGCTCAGGATCTGGTCTCCAAGGGCGCGGACATCATCTTCCACGCGGCCGGCTCGGACGGCCTGGGGGTCATCCAGTCGGTGAAGGAGGCGCGCGCGGCGAAGAAGAACGTGTTCGTCATCGGCGTGGACTCGGATCAGTCCCCGCTCGCGCCCGAGGCGATGCTCACCTCGATGGTGAAGCGCGTGGACCTGGCCGTGTACGAGGCCGTGCGTGACTTGCGCGAGGGCAAGCTGACGGGCGGCGACGTGGTGCTGGGCCTCAAGGAGGGTGGCGTCACCTACGCCCCCGTGCGCGTGGAGTTCCCCGGGCGCGAGGCGGCCCTGCAGAAGGTCGAGGAGCTGCGCGCGAAGATCGTCGCCGGTGAGATCGAGGTGCCCAGCCACCCCTCGCAGCTCGCCCCCGCCAAGCCCTGA
- a CDS encoding ROK family protein: MARLGIDLGGTFARAAVVDEQGKIIAANKVALEERTPPAVVEAIAQAALHALKDAGTADVRTCGVGAAGQIQGDSGVMAVAPNLGWRNVPLGSLLAQRLGHSVRLVNDLRAAAWGEFRAGAGRGSQDMYTVFVGSGVGSAAISHGKLIQGGGGVAGELGHTKVVPDGRLCGCGEKGCLEAYAGGHNIIAQTRELLASGKAPMVRELTGGNPDLVTPVTLEQAAERGDAVARELYERIGLYLAMAVANQVTVLNPARLILGGGVLTHCPGLRRRVVEGVQQFSSRTSREGLLITEAELGDDSGIIGAALLG; this comes from the coding sequence ATGGCCAGGCTTGGTATCGATCTCGGTGGCACGTTCGCGCGTGCCGCGGTCGTGGATGAGCAGGGGAAGATCATCGCCGCCAACAAGGTGGCGCTCGAGGAGCGCACGCCTCCGGCGGTGGTGGAAGCCATCGCCCAGGCGGCCCTGCACGCGCTCAAGGACGCGGGCACCGCGGACGTGCGCACGTGCGGCGTGGGCGCCGCCGGGCAGATTCAAGGGGACTCGGGCGTGATGGCGGTGGCGCCCAACCTGGGCTGGCGCAACGTGCCGCTGGGCTCGTTGCTGGCCCAGCGCCTGGGCCACTCGGTGCGGCTGGTGAACGACCTGCGCGCGGCGGCCTGGGGCGAGTTCCGCGCGGGCGCGGGGCGGGGCTCCCAGGACATGTACACGGTGTTCGTGGGCTCGGGCGTGGGCAGCGCCGCCATCTCCCATGGGAAGCTCATCCAGGGCGGCGGCGGGGTGGCCGGAGAGCTGGGCCACACCAAGGTGGTGCCGGACGGGCGTCTGTGCGGCTGCGGCGAGAAGGGCTGCCTGGAGGCCTACGCGGGCGGCCACAACATCATCGCGCAGACGCGCGAGCTGCTGGCCTCGGGCAAGGCGCCGATGGTGCGTGAGCTGACGGGGGGCAACCCCGACCTGGTGACGCCGGTGACGCTGGAGCAGGCGGCGGAGAGGGGCGACGCCGTGGCGCGCGAGCTGTACGAGCGCATCGGCTTGTACCTGGCGATGGCCGTGGCCAACCAGGTGACGGTGCTCAACCCGGCGCGGCTCATCCTGGGCGGCGGCGTGCTGACGCACTGCCCGGGGCTGCGCCGCCGCGTGGTGGAGGGCGTGCAGCAGTTCTCCTCCCGCACGTCGCGCGAGGGGCTGCTCATCACCGAGGCCGAGCTGGGCGACGACAGCGGCATCATCGGAGCGGCGCTCCTCGGTTGA
- a CDS encoding ABA4-like family protein: MSDDVWLRILNVPVLLGWAAMVFAPRTRVTRWYLESDVLPLVIGGVYLLKVAPHLPGLLSQFDTLPHIEAALRMPGMLLAGWIHYLAFDFLVGRVVLADAQRRGIPHLLVVPCLLLTFMLGPTGYLAYAVVRLATRRFLPAVAPLPSAAQPAPAL, from the coding sequence ATGAGCGATGACGTGTGGTTGAGGATCCTGAATGTCCCGGTGCTGCTGGGGTGGGCGGCGATGGTGTTCGCGCCCCGGACGCGGGTCACCCGGTGGTACCTGGAGAGTGACGTGCTGCCGCTGGTGATTGGCGGGGTGTACCTGCTGAAGGTCGCGCCGCACCTGCCAGGGCTGCTGAGCCAGTTCGACACGCTGCCGCACATCGAGGCCGCGCTGCGGATGCCGGGCATGTTGCTCGCGGGGTGGATCCACTACCTCGCGTTCGACTTCCTGGTGGGACGGGTGGTGCTCGCGGATGCGCAGCGCCGCGGCATCCCGCACCTGCTCGTGGTGCCGTGCCTGCTGCTGACCTTCATGCTCGGGCCGACCGGCTATCTTGCCTACGCCGTGGTCCGGCTCGCCACCCGGCGCTTCCTGCCCGCCGTGGCGCCCCTCCCCTCCGCCGCTCAACCCGCCCCCGCGCTGTAG